The nucleotide sequence CCTAAAATAGCTGGATTTATAAATTTTTATCCTGATCATATGGATAGATATAAGAGTATGGAGGAGTATAAGCAAGCTAAATTGAATATATTTAAGAATCAAAAAGAAGAAGATTTTGCTATTGGTTTTTATGATCAGTATGAGATTAGAAAGAGCCTTCTTGAACAAAGAGGCAAAAAGTTCTTCTTTTCTCTTTCTAAAATTGATGAAGGAGTTTATTTGGATGTAGAAAAAGAAAGAATTGTTTATAGATTGATGGATAAAGAGGGATTTATAAAGTTACCACTGAAGAGTCTTTGGAATAGGGTTTTATTACAAAATTTCATGGTAGCTACATTAGTTGGGCTTATTTTGGGAGTTGATGAAGAGAATATATATTGGCTTGGCAACAATTTTAATGGGATTCCCCATGCCTTAGAACTTGTTGGGGAGATTAATGGAAGAAAATTTATAAATGATTCAAAAGCAACAAACCCTATTTCTACAATATCCGCAATAAGGTCTTTTGATAGTCCTAAGATGTTGATTCTTGGTGGAAGAAATAAAAACTTTGATTTTACAGAACTATTTACAGAAATCTCAAAGAATAAAGTTAAGAAGCTATATTTAATAGGTGAGACGAAAGAGATTATGGAAGAGTTAGCTAAAAAATTTAATTTGGATTATTCTTTAGAGGATTCATTGGAGTCTGCTGTGAGACATGCTTATTTAGACTCTTCAAAAGATGATATAATTCTTCTTTCTCCTGCCTGTGCTAGCTTTGATATGTTTACTGATTATAAGGAGAGAGGAAATGTTTTTAGAAGTATAGTGGAAAGGATAAAAAGTGAGAGTAGATAAAAATATTTTTATTATTTCTCTGATTTTATCCTTATTTGGCTTAATCGCCATCTTAACCGCAAGTTGGAGATGGGCGGAATTATATCTTGGAAATAGATATTATTTCATTCAACACCAATTAATATATCTACTTTTAGGTATTGCCATTGCATTTTTTGTATATATACCATCTCTTGAATTTTGGAAAAGGGGTGCCCTTTTATTCTTCATCCTTTCTCTTATCTCCCTTTATGCAGTGTTCATAAAAGGTATTGGAGAAGAAGCAAGAGGGGTTAGTAGATGGATTAATTTAGGAATAATTCAGTTTCAACCATCGGAGTTTGTGAAGATATTCTGGGTTATATTTTTAGCCTCCTTTCTATCAAAAGCCAAAAATAACATAGAATTTGATTATATTAAATGGATTTTTATATTTCTGGCATTAATAGGAATAGCATTAGCTCTTCAACCTAATTTCAGTATGCTTTTTCTATTTATACTGACAACTTTTTCTGTTTTGTTCCTGGCTAACTATGATGCTAAGAAATTGTTTTTAATATTTGTATTGTTTGTCTCCATAGCCTTTATTTTTG is from Dictyoglomus sp. NZ13-RE01 and encodes:
- the murD gene encoding UDP-N-acetylmuramoyl-L-alanine--D-glutamate ligase; translated protein: MDLSLKGKRVLVLGLGESGFYSALFLKEKGADVIVNDIKKEENFLNHIPTFKEKGIEYIFGEHPLSLLNELDLVVVSPGIPKENPIYKEAKKKGIRVIGEIELAYKFCKVPIIGITGTKGKSTTTTMIYELLKKQGFDVVLAGNIGIPFIQKVDSLDNGYFVLEVSSFQLEDIEDFRPKIAGFINFYPDHMDRYKSMEEYKQAKLNIFKNQKEEDFAIGFYDQYEIRKSLLEQRGKKFFFSLSKIDEGVYLDVEKERIVYRLMDKEGFIKLPLKSLWNRVLLQNFMVATLVGLILGVDEENIYWLGNNFNGIPHALELVGEINGRKFINDSKATNPISTISAIRSFDSPKMLILGGRNKNFDFTELFTEISKNKVKKLYLIGETKEIMEELAKKFNLDYSLEDSLESAVRHAYLDSSKDDIILLSPACASFDMFTDYKERGNVFRSIVERIKSESR
- a CDS encoding cell division protein FtsW, translated to MRVDKNIFIISLILSLFGLIAILTASWRWAELYLGNRYYFIQHQLIYLLLGIAIAFFVYIPSLEFWKRGALLFFILSLISLYAVFIKGIGEEARGVSRWINLGIIQFQPSEFVKIFWVIFLASFLSKAKNNIEFDYIKWIFIFLALIGIALALQPNFSMLFLFILTTFSVLFLANYDAKKLFLIFVLFVSIAFIFAKSKTYVHNRLSNGSGITFPLFSTYQQSYALNLIKDSGLFGKGWGRDQYKIYLPESHNDFIFPVILSEGGWIAGFLIVFSYFYLIYSIFILAKEEKDLFNYLLLCGILSLWSWQILLNISMTLGFLPVMGLPLPFISFGGSSLISNWILVGILLKISSLRRWKE